AAATCTGCTACACATATTCCACAATTATATTCCCTAGGATATTTCTTTTTCATCAAATCTAAAAGATCTTCATCTTCTTCATCGTTGTAATTATTTCTTTCTAAAAGTCTATGAGCAAATAACTTAACATGAGTAATGAATCTATAATAATCAATAGAATCTTAATTAAACTCTGTTGAATAATAGTTTTGAATAATTTTTTCAATACTCATAATAATCTCCGTAATACGATAAGATTCTTGAAAATTATTTTCTAAATTAGCATTAACAAAATGCAAAGCTATAAAGG
This region of Streptobacillus ratti genomic DNA includes:
- a CDS encoding PRD domain-containing protein, with the translated sequence MDYYRFITHVKLFAHRLLERNNYNDEEDEDLLDLMKKKYPREYNCGICVADFIKNKYEYLLSSSELVYLIAHIRRLTKNLS
- a CDS encoding PRD domain-containing protein: FWNLGIAKYYKEEFELGKKALSIIKKDLNIELPIDEAAFIALHFVNANLENNFQESYRITEIIMSIEKIIQNYYSTEFN